One genomic region from Thiohalorhabdus denitrificans encodes:
- the dsbG gene encoding thiol:disulfide interchange protein DsbG, with product MWLGRPGNGGRRSFLTVLAIAGALLLTGGTANAQSDSGAWEVLEKESHWIATGADDPERIVYAFTDPNCPYCHDLWKATKPYYEEGLQVRHIMVGILRPSSPGKAAAILGADDPTQALNEHERSYEDGGIEPVDSPGSKVQSRLEDNQRIMQRLGARATPAVVYRDGDGKVHMVAGMPRLEALPKILRLPEQPVEDPDLQKYL from the coding sequence ATGTGGCTTGGTAGACCCGGGAACGGCGGGCGGCGTTCCTTCCTCACCGTACTGGCCATAGCAGGGGCCTTGCTCCTCACCGGGGGTACGGCGAACGCCCAATCGGACTCGGGCGCCTGGGAGGTGCTGGAGAAGGAGTCTCACTGGATCGCCACCGGCGCGGACGACCCCGAACGGATCGTCTACGCCTTCACCGACCCCAATTGTCCCTACTGCCACGACCTTTGGAAGGCCACCAAGCCCTACTACGAGGAGGGGCTGCAGGTGCGCCACATCATGGTGGGCATCCTGCGTCCAAGCAGTCCGGGGAAGGCAGCCGCCATCCTCGGAGCCGACGACCCCACCCAGGCGCTGAACGAGCACGAGCGCAGCTACGAGGACGGCGGTATCGAGCCCGTGGACAGCCCGGGATCGAAGGTCCAGTCCCGGCTCGAGGACAACCAGCGGATCATGCAGCGCCTCGGGGCCCGGGCCACCCCCGCCGTGGTCTACCGCGACGGCGACGGGAAAGTCCACATGGTCGCGGGGATGCCGCGCCTGGAGGCCCTGCCGAAGATCCTGCGCCTGCCGGAGCAGCCCGTTGAGGATCCCGACCTGCAGAAATACCTCTGA